Proteins co-encoded in one Salarias fasciatus chromosome 4, fSalaFa1.1, whole genome shotgun sequence genomic window:
- the LOC115387149 gene encoding G-protein coupled receptor family C group 5 member D — protein MWTTKVKMAFEFKNFFMPLLFFFYAPLTCLCQSTNSSSVTPTAPSNDSLFGVRGCGPGLHPMYRYLCDRRAVWGIVLETLATAGFLLSIALLFGLLLWSLCICVATRNQRNSIGGVVTSMAMFLLATAGIFALTFAFIIRLTSQTCPTRLFLFGVLFALAFSCLLARSLALLGFAAARGWGEPAMALGLFVVQVIIATQWLIVVLVRDKKPCEYSQKEFVMLLIYVMCILAVGLILSLHYMCRSCCTYSYSYTAPSNHLGKTHGGLLVFTLLLSVCIWVVWITMLVKGNPDLDRRPKWDDPVLSIALVANGWVLLLGHGLSQVALFCRGEALSKDLPLSFAGWTSPSADIPGLASPKEGRENGSYENDGSRPDQALRSPYESEFSMREIDTAKDYSIPRPKTTNYQEPYDEYYGDE, from the exons ATGTGGACCACCAAAGTCAAAATGGCCTTTGAATTCAAGAACTTCTTCAtgcccctcctcttcttcttctatgcGCCTCTCACCTGCCTGTGCCAGTCAACCAACAGCAGTTCAGTCACGCCGACCGCTCCCTCGAACGACTCTCTGTTTGGCGTGAGAGGCTGCGGCCCAGGGCTGCACCCCATGTACCGGTACCTGTGCGACCGCCGGGCGGTGTGGGGCATCGTGTTGGAGACTCTGGCCACCGCCGGCTTCCTGCTGAGCATCGCGTTGCTCTtcgggctgctgctgtggtccCTGTGCATATGCGTCGCCACCCGGAACCAGCGCAACAGCATCGGCGGCGTGGTGACCTCCATGGCCATGTTTCTGCTGGCCACCGCCGGGATCTTCGCCCTCACCTTCGCCTTCATCATCCGCCTCACCTCTCAGACCTGCCCCACCAGGCTCTTCCTCTTCGGCGTGCTCTTCGCCCTGGCCTTCTCCTGCCTGCTGGCCCGCAGCCTGGCTCTGCTGGGCTTCGCGGCCGCCCGGGGCTGGGGGGAGCCCGCCATGGCCCTGGGGCTCTTTGTAGTGCAGGTCATCATCGCGACTCAGTGGCTGATCGTCGTGTTGGTCCGAGATAAGAAGCCCTGCGAGTACAGCCAGAAGGAGTTCGTCATGCTGCTGATCTACGTGATGTGCATCCTGGCCGTCGGCTTGATCCTGTCGCTGCACTACATGTGCCGATCCTGCTGCAcgtacagctacagctacacggCACCCTCCAACCACCTGGGGAAGACGCACGGCGGACTGCTCGTCTTCACgctcctgctctctgtctgCATATGGGTGGTCTGGATCACCATGCTCGTCAAGGGAAACCCGGACTTGGACCGAAGGCCGAAATGGGACGACCCGGTGCTCAGCATCGCCTTGGTAGCCAATGGCTGGGTGCTCCTGTTGGGCCACGGGCTGTCCCAGGTCGCCTTGTTCTGCAGGGGGGAGGCCTTATCCAAAGATCTCCCTCTGAGCTTCGCAGGCTGGACCAGCCCCAGCGCCGACATCCCGGGACTCGCCAGCCCCAAGGAAGGCAGGGAAAACGGGAGCTATGAGAATGACG GCTCGAGACCCGACCAGGCACTGCGCTCCCCCTACGAGTCTGAATTCTCCATGCGG gaaaTCGACACTGCGAAGGACTACAGCATTCCTCGCCCCAAGACCACCAACTACCAAGAGCCATACGACGAGTATTATGGAGATGAATAG
- the pde6hb gene encoding retinal cone rhodopsin-sensitive cGMP 3',5'-cyclic phosphodiesterase subunit gamma has protein sequence MNASPPAGSALAPGGSTGPTTPKKGPPKFKQRQTRTFKSKAPRPGQKGFGDDIPGMEGLGTDFTVVCPWEAFGDMELSDLAKYGII, from the exons ATGAACGCAAGCCCCCCTGCAGGAAGCGCCCTGGCCCCCGGCGGGTCGACGGGCCCCACCACGCCCAAGAAGGGACCGCCCAAGTTCAAGCAGAGGCAGACTCGCACGTTCAAGAGCAAAGCCCCCAGGCCAGGCCAGAAGGG cttcGGTGACGACATCCCCGGCATGGAGGGCCTCGGCACAGACTTCACCGTGGTGTGCCCATGGGAGGCCTTCGGCGACATGGAGCTCAGCGACCTGGCCAAATACGGCATCATCTAA